One stretch of Heptranchias perlo isolate sHepPer1 chromosome 29, sHepPer1.hap1, whole genome shotgun sequence DNA includes these proteins:
- the LOC137299467 gene encoding E3 ubiquitin/ISG15 ligase TRIM25-like, translating into MAAVLPPEWLEEELTCPICLQIYTDPVILNCKHSFCRACIEESWKEPESGTYSCPECRAKHRERPALKKNFKLANIALKYQAVNGTPVALPCNYCTKKKLTAIKTCLKCEASMCYKHLKHHKDNAVFKNHPLIDPTADMSTWKCIEHKKLLEIYCKDDKVCICCLCPVVGKHKNHNCVSISEGEQELRDHLQQQIEKVRANTISIQAGLDHLQIQKQNTQSLIRETKIQIQEKCNALRKYFENEEKEAFKYLDRVQSHVTSEIDAQILELENKMENFEKNLSDFGDLLMKNEKLTFIQGFNSMAVRIKEASEPLAPQPPPPDVNKITADKINWVQKQYEVVSQLERDRDIMATVYGQTPTLDLDTAHRSLILSDDKRMATGSQDRQPYPANRKRFDCWGQVLCSEGVNSGRSYWEVEIAGARGRWAIGVCYGSIKRKGRDKECSLGENNKSWSVCSRKSNNLWSYLSGSCSVLAQHSDNITDLTVRISSKVGVFVDFDAGIISFYSVSDSKLTLICTFQQQTFSETLYPALRVGDWNTSLSLCSLN; encoded by the exons ATGGCGGCAGTTTTACCGCCAGAGTGGTTAGAGGAAGAGTTAACCTGCCCTATTTGCCTCCAAATTTATACCGATCCAGTGATACTCAACTGTAAACACAGCTTTTGTCGAGCTTGTATTGAGGAGTCCTGGAAAGAGCCAGAATCTGGCACTTACTCCTGTCCAGAATGCAGAGCAAAGCACAGGGAGAGGCCTGCTTTGAAAAAGAATTTCAAACTGGCAAACATAGCTCTGAAATACCAAGCGGTGAATGGAACACCAGTTGCTTTGCCCTGTAACTACTGCACCAAGAAAAAACTGACAGCTATCAAAACCTGTCTGAAATGTGAAGCCTCGATGTGCTATAAGCACCTTAAACATCACAAGGATAACGCTGTGTTTAAAAATCATCCGCTCATAGATCCCACTGCAGACATGTCTACATGGAAGTGCATAGAGCACAAGAAACTGCTGGAGATTTACTGTAAGGACGACAAAGTGTGCATCTGCTGTCTCTGCCCTGTCGTGGGGAAACACAAGAACCACAACTGTGTCAGCATCAGTGAGGGAGAACAGGAGCTGCGG gaTCACTTGCAGCAGCAAATAGAAAAGGTCAGGGCAAATACAATCTCCATCCAAGCTGGTCTTGACCATCTCCAGATACAGAAGCAAAACACCCAG AGCCTGATCAGAGAAACCAAAATCCAAATTCAGGAGAAGTGTAATGCATTAAGGAAATATTTTGAAAATGAAGAAAAAGAAGCATTTAAATATCTTGACAGAGTACAGAGCCATGTGACGAGCGAAATTGATGCACAGATTCTCGAACtggaaaataaaatggaaaatttTGAGAAAAATTTGTCTGATTTCGGTGATCTTTTAATGAAGAATGAAAAGCTGACCTTTATACAG GGGTTTAATTCAATGGCAGTGAG GATAAAAGAAGCATCTGAACCACTAGCACCACAGCCACCTCCTCCTGATGTCAATAAAATAACAGCGGATAAGATAAACTGGGTACAGAAACAGTATGAAGTGGTTTCCCAGCTCGAGAGGGATCGAGACATAATGGCAACTGTGT ACGGACAGACACCGACTCTAGATCTGGATACCGCTCATCGTAGTCTCATTCTGTCAGACGATAAGAGGATGGCGACTGGATCCCAGGACAGACAGCCCTATCCCGCGAATCGGAAGAGATTTGACTGCTGGGGGCAGGTACTCTGCTCTGAGGGAGTCAACAGCGGTCGCTCTTATTGGGAGGTGGAGATCGCGGGAGCTCGAGGCAGATGGGCTATTGGAGTCTGTTATGGCAGTATAAAGCGAAAGGGTAGGGATAAAGAGTGTTCATTGGGAGAGAACAATAAGTCATGGAGTGTGTGCTCAAGGAAGAGCAATAATTTGTGGAGTTACTTATCAGGGTCATGCTCAGTTTTAGCCCAGCACAGTGATAATATTACAGATCTAACTGTTCGAATATCCTCTAAAGTGGGAGTGTTTGTAGATTTTGATGCTGGAATAATCTCATTTTACAGTGTCTCAGACAGCAAGCTAACCCTGATATGCACATTCCAGCAGCAAACATTCTCTGAGACTCTCTACCCAGCTCTGAGAGTTGGTGATTGGAACACATCTCTGTCCCTGTGTTCTCTCAACTGA